In one Myxocyprinus asiaticus isolate MX2 ecotype Aquarium Trade chromosome 1, UBuf_Myxa_2, whole genome shotgun sequence genomic region, the following are encoded:
- the LOC127442984 gene encoding calmodulin-like protein 4 — protein MAKFLSQTQIDEFKECFSLYDKKRKGKIDAKDLITVMRCLGTSPIYSEVDRHLQVHKIDKTGELDFSTFLTMIHRQMQQEDPKTEILEAMRMTDKHKKGYIMDYELRAKLTGLGEKLTDKEVDGLFKEANVGPDGRIHYEEFTRMVTLPTVDY, from the exons ATG GCAAAATTCTTATCACAAACTCAGATTGATG AGTTCAAAGAATGTTTCTCCCTTTATGATAAGAAACGAAAGGGGAAGATTGATGCCAAAGACCTTATCACGGTCATGCGCTGCCTGGGTACAAGTCCAATTTATAGTGAAGTGGACAGACATCTACAAGTCCACAAAATAG ATAAGACAGGGGAGCTGGACTTTTCCACGTTTCTAACCATGATTCACAGACAGATGCAGCAGGAGGATCCTAAGACTGAAATTCTGGAGGCTATGcgtatgacagacaaacacaagAAGGGTTACATTATGGACTATGAGCTGCGGGCCAAACTCACTGGCCTGGGAGAAAAGCTCACTGATAAAGAGG TTGATGGGCTTTTTAAGGAGGCTAATGTTGGACCTGATGGACGAATTCATTATGAGGAGTTCACCAGAATGGTCACACTTCCTACAGTGGACTACTAA
- the LOC127442978 gene encoding testis-expressed protein 9-like, producing MSTFKKPQTAGSERPSRPRSQNRPSSIPSKKPPQVDLLAKEEEYKRLNAELEAKTAELVREAEKVMREQNEVLSKPISSHLSTDIECDFVVSGKVDLKQTHTSKQPTTKALRNKTSAKPNKPGSGSKNNFQKVSQTVVDDVAIPEDFGDFSLAKTISIIEDKMSDDVTEEHLQDDIMPSAGDEMGAGRLKKAQIRFLKAKLRVMQEELNRLSFECNKKDDENSTLNSKLKEMEEERTRLQRTTNVQQTQIEKQRAFAEESKRKCEGLQQQVAVLHKELEGMKRAHKQAASTHSATEVRLNRALEEVEKTKAQLNKLKQSSKDSTCQEQQRIESLQAENRKLERQKAELITGFKKQLKLIDILKRQKMHFEAAKMLSFTEEEFMKALDWGNNSVS from the exons ATGTCCACC tttaaaaagccTCAAACAGCAGGTTCAGAAAGGCCCTCCAGACCCAGATCTCAGAACAGGCCTTCCTCTATCCCTTCAAAGAAACCACCTCAAGTGGACCTCTTAGCCAAAGAAGAGGAATACAA GCGTCTCAATGCAGAGCTAGAGGCAAAAACGGCAGAACTTGTGCGGGAAGCAGAAAAAGTAATG AGGGAACAAAATGAGGTGCTCTCAAAGCCAATCTCTTCCCACCTCTCCACTGACATTGAGTGTGATTTTGTGGTTTCAGG GAAGGTAgatctaaaacaaacacacacttcaaAGCAGCCTACCACAAAG GCATTGAGAAATAAGACCTCTGCAAAGCCAAACAAGCCAGGCTCAGGAAGCAAGAATAATTTTCA AAAAGTATCACAGACTGTGGTTGATGATGTTGCCATTCCTGAAGACTTTGGGGATTTCTCACTAGCTAAGACAATTAGCATAATTGAGGACAAAATGAGTGATGATGTTACGGAGGAACACTTGCAGGATGACATTATGCCAAGTGCTGGGGATGAAATGGGTGCAGGTAGGTTAAAGA AGGCTCAAATTAGGTTTTTGAAGGCAAAACTTCGAGTAATGCAGGAGGAATTAAACAGACTGTCATTTGAATGCAACAAGAAG GATGATGAAAACAGTACTTTAAACAGCAAACTGAAGGAAATGGAGGAGGAACGGACAAGACTGCAGAGGACCACAAATGTCCAGCAGACTCAGATTGAGAAGCAAAGGGCTTTTGCTGAAGAATCCAAGAGAAAGTGTGAGGGTCTGCAACAGCAAGTGGCAGTACTACATAAG GAGTTGGAAGGCATGAAGAGGGCCCATAAGCAGGCAGCCAGCACCCACAGTGCTACAGAGGTGCGGTTGAATAGAGCTCTGGAGGAGGTTGAGAAGACCAAAGCTCAACTTAACAAACTCAAACAGAGCAGTAAG gaTTCAACCTGTCAGGAGCAGCAAAGGATTGAAAGCTTACAAGCTGAGAACAGAAAACTGGAAAGACAAAAGGCTGAGCTCATCACGGGTTTTAAGAAGCAACTTAAGCTAATAGATATTTTAAAAAGACAGAAg ATGCATTTTGAAGCGGCCAAGATGTTGTCCTTCACCGAAGAGGAGTTTATGAAAGCTTTGGATTGGGGAAATAACAGTGTCTCATAG